Proteins co-encoded in one Setaria viridis chromosome 9, Setaria_viridis_v4.0, whole genome shotgun sequence genomic window:
- the LOC117838222 gene encoding uncharacterized protein, translating into MGSLCCVAARPHGTSTASREWSSIGRSDPPWRTNAGFSPPLSRGWEYRINSEGLSYGSHGDSGVAANYGSSLSSNSKEASRSWERNELPQEHRYSTSEGAISYFNSPDVSFQNHHAMLPMLRDSSVDEYMRVSVAEPIGALLLSEGISGQQNSGGSTSSRSDGSEYDIVPKSYSSTPRNFPSRRSFLSKPIHPLSFPEHALEAQGTQSPIASASSNNPLRSEFKGKGELRSPGPMDYASGSHGESGNWSAASSMDLTDLSEQPEAERAGAQRSNNVMQKTRCDLCERFLTKRSPWGSRRIVRTGDLPVAGVLPCSHVYHAECLERTTPKGQKHDPPCPVCDKLAGKDTEHWSICRLKNGFPRLRSLGEGPSRVWSCAHAGDCVAGAVQIPRSNSIALLTRSGHKRHASSKGDPGKDWAETSKSACM; encoded by the exons ATGGGTTCGTTATGCTGCGTAGCAGCGCGGCCACATGGGACTAGCACAGCGAGCAGGGAGTGGTCTTCTATTGGCCGGAGCGACCCGCCCTGGCGGACTAATGCTGGCTTCTCTCCACCTCTGTCTAGGGGGTGGGAGTACAGGATCAATTCGGAAGGATTGTCTTATGGATCCCATGGTGATAGCGGGGTTGCTGCCAATTatgggtcatcactgtcatCAAATAGTAAAGAGGCTAGTAGGAGTTGGGAGAGGAATGAGCTTCCACAAGAGCACCGTTACTCTACATCTGAGGGTGCCATTTCGTATTTCAACAGCCCAGATGTCAGCTTCCAGAACCACCATGCTATGCTGCCAATGCTGCGAGATTCTAGTGTTGATGAATACATGAGAG TTTCAGTTGCTGAGCCGATTGGTGCTTTATTGTTGTCAGAG GGAATATCAGGACAGCAGAATAGTGGTGGTTCCACCTCCTCTCGTTCTGATGGAAGTGAATATGATATTGTACCTAAATCATACTCATCAACGCCCCGCAACTTCCCAAGCCGTCGATCATTCCTGTCAAAGCCAATTCATCCTCTCTCATTTCCTGAACATGCACTAGAAGCGCAAGGAACTCAGAGTCCCATTGCCAGTGCAAGCTCTAACAATCCTCTGCGCTCTGAGTTCAAGGGAAAAGGAGAGCTTCGTTCTCCAGGTCCCATGGACTATGCCAGTGGCAGTCATGGGGAGTCAGGAAACTGGAGTGCTGCAAGTAGCATGGATCTTACTGATCTATCAGAACAACCTGAAGCTGAACGAGCTGGAGCACAGCGTTCTAATAATGTGATGCAGAAAACAAGGTGTGACCTTTGTGAGAGGTTTTTGACCAAGAGATCACCTTGGGGTTCTCGTCGAATTGTGCGCACTGGAGATTTGCCAGTTGCTGGTGTTCTCCCATGCTCCCATGTCTACCATGCTGAGTGCTTGGAGCGGACAACTCCGAAGGGGCAGAAGCATGACCCTCCTTGCCCTGTGTGCGACAAGCTGGCTGGTAAAGATACCGAGCACTGGTCGATTTGCAGGCTAAAAAATGGATTCCCAAGATTACGTTCCCTAGGGGAAGGACCTTCTCGAGTTTGGAGTTGTGCTCATGCTGGAGATTGTGTTGCTGGGGCTGTGCAGATACCAAGATCAAATAGCATTGCGCTATTGACTCGGAGTGGTCACAAGAGGCATGCCTCTTCGAAGGGAGATCCTGGCAAAGACTGGGCTGAAACATCAAAAAGTGCTTGCATGTAG
- the LOC117838223 gene encoding soluble inorganic pyrophosphatase 1, which produces MAEEKKSQPRLNERIMSSLSKRSVAAHSWHDLEIGPGAPAVFNCVVEITKGSKVKYELDKKTGLIKVDRVLYSSVVYPHNYGFIPRTLCEDGDPMDVLVLMQEPVIPGCFLRARAIGLMPMIDQGEKDDKIIAVCVDDPEYRHLTDLKELSPHRLNEIRRFFEDYKKNENKEVAVNEFLPPTTALEAIQHSMDLYAEYILHSLRR; this is translated from the exons ATGGCTGAAGAGAAGAAGAGCCAGCCGCGGCTGAACGAGCGGATCATGTCGTCCCTCTCAAAGCGGTCGGTCGCCGCACATTCCTGGCATGACCTTGAGATAG GACCTGGAGCCCCTGCTGTTTTCAACTGT GTTGTTGAGATCACAAAGGGCAGTAAAGTGAAATATGAGCTTGACAAGAAGACTGGATTGATCAAG GTTGACAGGGTGCTATACTCATCAGTGGTCTACCCACACAACTATGGTTTCATACCACGCACGCTGTGTGAAGATGGAGACCCGATGGATGTGCTGGTGCTGATGCAG GAACCAGTGATACCTGGCTGCTTTCTTCGGGCAAGGGCCATTGGCCTTATGCCTATGATTGATCAG GGCGAGAAAGATGACAAGATAATTGCAGTTTGTGTTGATGATCCCGAATATCGTCACTTAACTGATCTCAAGGAGCTGTCTCCCCACCGCCTCAATGAAATCCGTCGCTTCTTTGAAGACT ACAAAAAGAATGAGAACAAGGAAGTTGCTGTGAACGAGTTCCTGCCACCAACTACTGCCCTGGAGGCCATTCAGCACTCAAT GGACCTATACGCTGAATACATCCTGCACAGTTTGAGGCGCTAG
- the LOC117838571 gene encoding ATP-dependent 6-phosphofructokinase 5, chloroplastic — translation MALAQPMEYAGSVSSGQKHLGYFGVHTSSRLQCVGYDKKSRTNQLVIRAISVDRPQLDFSNPNWKKQFQEDFDKCFSLPHLRDVIDVEPRPTTFSLKSRIPLENVNGSMQESWNGYVNDDDRALLKVIKFASPTSAGADCIDPDCSWVEQWVHRAGPRKQIYFEPQYVKAGIVTCGGLCPGLNDVIRQIVLTLEKYGVKNIVGIQHGFRGFFEDHLSEVPLSRHVVQNINLAGGSFLGVSRGGANISDIVDSIQARRLDMLFVLGGNGTHAGANAIHEECRKRKLQVSIVGVPKTIDNDILLMDKTFGFDTAVEAAQRAINSAYIEAHSAFHGIGLVKLMGRSSGFITMHASLSSGQVDVCLIPEVPFTLDGPNGVLRHLEHLIETKGFALVCVAEGAGQEYLQKSNATDASGNMVLSDIGVHLQQKIKSHFSNIGVHSDIKYIDPTYMLRAVRANASDAILCTVLGQNAVHGAFAGFSGITTGVCNTHNVYLPIPEVIKSARFVDPNSRMWHRCLTSTGQPDFH, via the exons ATGGCTCTAGCACAGCCGATGGAGTATGCTGGTTCAGTTAGTTCAGGACAGAAGCACCTGGGCTATTTTGGAGTACACACCAGCAGTAGGTTGCAATGTGTGGGATATGACAAGAAATCAAGAACGAATCAGTTGGTCATTAGAGCCATATCTGTTGATCGCCCACAACTAGATTTCTCGAATCCGAACTGGAAGAAGCAGTTTCAAGAGGACTTTGATAAGTGCTTCAGCTTGCCACACTTGAGAGATGTGATTGATGTGGAACCAAGGCCAACAACTTTTTCTCTGAAGAGCAG GATTCCGCTTGAGAATGTGAATGGTTCGATGCAAGAATCATGGAATGGCTATGTGAACGATGATGACAGAGCACTTCTGAAG GTTATTAAGTTTGCCTCACCAACATCTGCTGGAGCTGATTGCATTGACCCTGATTGTAGCTGGGTTGAACAATG GGTGCACCGTGCTGGTCCACGTAAACAAATATATTTCGAGCCTCAATATGTAAAGGCTGGGATTGTAACATGTGGTGGGCTCTGCCCTGGTCTCAATGACGTCATTCGGCAG ATTGTGCTTACACTTGAAAAATATGGGGTGAAAAACATTGTTGGGATACAGCATGGATTCCGTGGATTTTTTGAGGATCACTTATCAGAAGTGCCA CTTTCTAGGCATGTAGTCCAAAATATCAATCTTGCTGGTGGTAGCTTCTTAGGAGTTTCTCGTGGTGGTGCAAACATTTCAGACATTGTTGACAGTATTCAG GCCAGGAGGCTTGACATGCTCTTTGTACTAGGTGGAAATGGAACTCATGCTGGAGCTAATGCTATACATGAGGAG TGCCGCAAGAGAAAACTGCAAGTGTCGATTGTGGGTGTCCCAAAAACTATTGACAATGACATATTACTTATGGACAAGACTTTTGGATTTGATACTGCAGTGGAAGCAGCACAAAGAGCAATCAACTCTGCATATATTGAG GCACATTCTGCATTTCATGGCATTGGACTGGTCAAGCTGATGGGAAGAAGCAGTGGCTTCATCACAATGCATGCCTCTCTGTCCAGTGGACAAGTAGATGTCTGCCTGATACCTGAG GTACCATTTACTCTTGATGGACCGAACGGAGTTCTTCGACATCTTGAGCACTTGATAGAGACCAAGGGATTTGCTCTGGTTTGTGTTGCTGAAGGAGCAGGACAG GAATATCTGCAGAAGTCAAATGCAACTGATGCATCAGGGAACATGGTTCTTAGTGACATCGGTGTCCACCTTCAGCAGAAG ATCAAATCTCATTTCAGTAATATAGGAGTCCATTCTGATATCAAGTATATCGATCCCACATACATGCTCCGTGCAGTGCGTGCCAATGCATCTGATGCCATCCTATGCACTGTGCTGGGTCAGAACGCT GTCCACGGCGCCTTTGCAGGTTTCAGTGGCATCACGACCGGGGTGTGCAACACACACAATGTGTACTTGCCGATACCGGAAGTCATCAAGTCCGCAAGATTTGTCGATCCAAACAGCCGGATGTGGCATCGGTGCCTGACCTCAACCGGGCAACCGGACTTCCATTGA